DNA from Toxoplasma gondii ME49 chromosome X, whole genome shotgun sequence:
GGGGTATACGATTCTGGGTCCCGAGGAGAACATCCGGAACATGACGCGCGAGCACATTTTGGAGTACATCAACCGCAATTATACGAGCGACCGGATGGTAGTTGCAGCAGCGGGTGACGTCGATCACAAAGAGTTGACGGCGTTGGTGGAGAAGCATTTCGCTGGCTTGCCGCAgccgaagagaagcaagatCATTCTTCCGACCGAGAAACCGTTCTTCTGCGGCTCGGAACTTCTTCACAGAAACGACGACATGGGACCGACTGCTCACGTCGCTGTCGGCTTCGAAGGCGTTCCCTGGAAGTCGCCCGGTGGGTGGAAAAGCCGCGTTtatttctctgtttcccctgcggtttcgctcttcgtccttctcctcgctgccttcttcctcgacgacTCCCTgtcgtcttccctttctcttttctcttcgcttctgcttcttcctcgcttttcgatcctctcttctcgcctcctccccactcgcatcttctcttccctttctcttttctctttgcttctgcttcttcctcgcttctgcgccttcttcagtttcctCGCTCTATTCCGTccgttcttctgcgttttttttcagacgCCGTGACCTTCATGTTGATGCAGGCGATCGTGGGCAGCTACCGGAAGCACGACGAAGGCATCGTGCCTGGAAAAGTTTCGGCCAACGCGACTGTGCGAAACGTCTGCAACAAAATGACGGTCGGATGCGCAGACATGTTCTCTGCGTTCAACACCTGCTACAGCGACACTGGCCTCTTCGGCTTCTACGCCCAGTGCGACGAAGTAGCTCTCGAGCACTGCGTCATGGAAATCATGTTCGGCATCACTTCTCTCTCATACGCTGTAAGTCCAACGCAGGCCTGCcggcatatatatatatatatatatatttgtatatatatatatatatatttgtatatatgtatatttgtagaTTTACAGATCTTGAGAACCGCGATTGGGCAACGCTGTTCGGACAGGGACGTCTCGAAgtatgcatatgcacatatgtatatgtcgaTTGTTTATAaagtatgtatatatatatatatacatatgtatttGAATTTGCGTAACAAGGATGTAGGAGATGGATAGTTGTTGATCGCCTCTTGACGTTGAAGCGCGTGTAGAAGACTGAAaatttcttgtctttttttttctcgctgtgtcGCGAAAGTTTTCGTGTCTTCTGGATATGAAGCAACCTAGCGTTGCGgttttctttgccttcaGGTAActgacgaagaagtcgagcGCGCGAAAGCACAGCTGAAAGTGAGTTCTTTttgtcgttttcctcgcgcATCCCCTCCTGGctgtttttccgtttttcggcgtcgtcttcatcgttttctgcttgcgcgcgttgtctctcgtgctctctgccgctgcggtgtctccttttcgtctcttcgcgtctcactgcttccgtttctctcgcagtGCGGCTGGATGCAGGAAGTCCCTGTTTGCGAGTTTGTTTGCGTTTTGCAGACGCAGCTGCTCGGTCACCTGGACTCCACGACGGCAGTGGCAGAAGACATCGGTCGGCAGATGCTGTAAGGTTTTTTCTTCTAGGATTCTCGAttccctctctgtttttccagctctctgcgtcttcctttctcgggTGGGGAAGATGTTTCTCTGGCCTGCTGGCCtgttttcgttctcctctctcttttcgctgcatgcgaagcgAGTGGATTCTCTCCAGCCTCGCCTGtcacagaggcagaagcgaggTCGACTCAGGTGTCAGAAGCTGCGCATTCTTCGCGTCCTCGACGGCCATGTCCAGTTGAGGATTTCTGCTTCGAAATGTAATGCGCTCCGTTGAGTGAGGATGCGTCTTCTCTCAAACTCTGTTTCAGTCTCGCCGACGCTTTTTTCGCGCAGACGTTCATCGGAGTATTTTTTCGCATGTTCACTGAGGGGCGAAAAGGAGTTCGAACTACTGGACTCTGTTTCGAACGCTTGTAACCTGTGCTTCTTCAGGGCGTACGGACGCCGCATGCCGCTCGCCGAATTCTTGAAGAGACTGGAGGTGATCGACGCCGAAGAGGTCAAGCGCGTTGCGTGGAAGTACCTGCACGATGCTGTACGTCCAAAAGTTGGAGCTCtcggaagcagaaaggaagagctcagaaaaggcgaaacggAACGGCTGGAGGGGGAgtccggagagaaaaagaagagagactcgcTGACGCGTCAGATGAGGGATTCCTAGGTGGCGTTTCGTTCTCTGGGCGTTTTGGGGGCCGCAGAGTTTTTCGCggcttttcttttgtctttccCCGCGCATGTTCGCCTCGCCGTTTCTCAAGGTTTCTTGTGTCGCCCTCTTCATGCCGGCGgttcctttctcgctgtctctccatttctcgctgtctcttctcgtgtctctcttgtctctccaggAGGTGGCGGTCGCCGGCCTAGGCCCTCTGTTCGGGATGCCTCAGCTCATCAACCTCCGCCGCGCTACCTTCTGGCTGCGTTACTAAAAGACGACGCAGCCTTCTGCAGACGCAGCGTTTTCCAGCGTCTCGGCAGCTAAAGCTCACACGACGGCGACGCATGCGACAGAAGCCGCGGAAGACTGAACGTTCTCGCGTTTCGAAAGGACCGAGCTCCCGTCGCTCCGAAGAGAACGGGGGGAAGCCGGGGAGACTGTATCCCGttgctctcctcgcctcgagGTCTGCAGAACTTTGAAGAAGAGGTCATGTTCGTTTTATGCGTTCGCCGTTGCGCAGACGGAGGACGGAGGGGCAAGGCGGCGTTGACAGAGGGAGCTGGGCGGACCCAGGGGAGAGACGTTTCGAATGAGAAGTACATCGGAGCGCGCGACAGCGACCGGGAGAAgcagtgtacagacagctcgACGCCAGGCGTCGGTGTGCGCGCAGTTCTGTTGCTTTCCGTTTCTTATCTGTTTCGCCTCCCCGGCTTCTTCCACGCGTTTTTCCACCTGTCGTGtggtgtttcttctctcctttgaACCTCGCCGCCTACGCGTTCCTCAAGGGTCGCTGTCGCGCTCAGTTTCGCGTGTGGTTTCGAGTTCCTCGCGATCTCTTCTTGCGTTCTCGAAATTGCCGAGAGGGCAAATGTGACGACGCTTCTCGTTCAACTCAACACTGTCGACATCTGGACGGACGCCGCGCCGGACACGCAAGACGCACTGGGGGCAGTAAACGTTCACTCGAGACCGCTGCAGCCTCTACGGTCGCGGGGGGCGTCGTTCGCAGGCGCTTCGGACGCCTCGCGAGACTCCCTGAGCCGTGACTCAGCGCGATCCTCTGACTTAACTGTGCGTCGCTGACAGCCGGTCGCGGAGGACTCCTGGGTCCTCCCAAGGAGCGCTTCTTCAGCGAAAGTGAACTCTTTCGCGCTCCCCTCGCGCAGAAGGCGCGCGGGCGGCAAACGCTGCTGTGAGACAACGCCGAGTCGCTTCCAAGAAAGCCATTCTTGAGAGACAGTCGTCACACACCAACATCGAAACTCAGCAAAGTCGCCGCAAACCACAACGCTGAAAAAGGCGACGCGTGCGTCCCTACCCCGTCCTGCCCAAAGAGATTGTTAGACCCAACACCTCCAAATAaacctacatatatatatatatatataaatatatatatataaatatatatatatatataaatatatatatatatatatctgtatgtacaTGGGAGTCCAAAGCGAACGTTTACGCGGCTCCGTCGATGTCGATTGCTCGTGAGCGAGGACGAAAGTGGGCGACGTTGAATCGTGAAACTGGTGGAAAGGTTTTCTTCGTCAGCGATAGGGCAGTTGGGAGAGTTGCTGTGTGAGAGCCTCGAGAGAAGCGGTCCACTCGCGAAtggctttttcttcttctcgcttcgatgtctcgttctctccagcGCCTGGCATCTCTTCGCTTGTGTGTGCCGCTCTATTCGAGCA
Protein-coding regions in this window:
- a CDS encoding peptidase M16 family potein, putative (encoded by transcript TGME49_236210), which encodes MMFRFLPRVASGASSLSVSQRRLRASFSSSLQSRGFFSAAPAAATAGVSPLARSVDAAIPEEAFNQPPTLTTTLPNGIRVATQRLPFHQTATVGVWIDSGSRYDTKETNGAAHFLEHMTFKGTKRRSRIQLEQEIENMGAHLNAYTSREQTVYYAKAFKKDIPQCVDILSDILLNSTIDEEAVQMEKHVILREMEEVERQTEEVIFDRLHTTAFRDSPLGYTILGPEENIRNMTREHILEYINRNYTSDRMVVAAAGDVDHKELTALVEKHFAGLPQPKRSKIILPTEKPFFCGSELLHRNDDMGPTAHVAVGFEGVPWKSPDAVTFMLMQAIVGSYRKHDEGIVPGKVSANATVRNVCNKMTVGCADMFSAFNTCYSDTGLFGFYAQCDEVALEHCVMEIMFGITSLSYAVTDEEVERAKAQLKTQLLGHLDSTTAVAEDIGRQMLAYGRRMPLAEFLKRLEVIDAEEVKRVAWKYLHDAEVAVAGLGPLFGMPQLINLRRATFWLRY